The following are encoded together in the Humulus lupulus chromosome 5, drHumLupu1.1, whole genome shotgun sequence genome:
- the LOC133779119 gene encoding uncharacterized protein LOC133779119 → MENPPILPNPVDEESLLLYMAILEDAINVALVREERCVQHPVYYVSKRLIGAESRYPLMEKLTFFLMMTSRKLRPYFQVHSIKVLTNNPLRQVLQKPESVRLLKCSLELSQFDITYHPSTAIKGQAHVDFITECTGNQEKTASTLVVGPAWKLFVDRSANENGARGGLILVSLEGHRVHSAFRFGFSAYNNETKYEALIIGFYVTLELKGEGLEIYIDSQLVVNQVLEEYQARGTKMAAYLAKAQEMLHNFRRITIQQVPREHNSNADALAKLATTKDAKLINVVPINYLESLSISAPGEVDSIQPQDGWMKPMVKYLIFGELPQDKKAAQKLLYQVPRYIIMDNRIYRQGYSMPLLRCVSKQEAS, encoded by the coding sequence ATGGAAAATCCTCCAATTCTGCCCAATCCAGTGGATGAAGAGTCTCTCCTGCTCTACATGGCTATCTTGGAGGATGCCATCAATGTTGCATTGGTAAGGGAAGAAAGATGTGTTCAGCACCCCGtgtattatgttagcaaaagacTCATTGGGGCAGAGTctaggtacccactgatggagaagctaacTTTTTTCTTAATGATGACCTCTCGgaagctaagaccctacttccaggtGCATTCgattaaggtcctcacaaacAATCCCCTCAGACAAGTCCTTCAGAAACCTGAGTCGGTAAGACTCTTGAAGTGTTCGTTGGagttgagtcagttcgacatcacctaccatccgagcaCTGCCATAAAAGGTCAGGCACACGTAgatttcatcaccgagtgcaCAGGGAATCAGGAGAAGACTGCGAGTACCCTAGTGGTCGGACCAGCCTGGAAGCTGTTTGTTGACAGGTCTGCGAACGAAAATGGTGCTAGGGGTGGACTTATTCTGGTTTCCCTCGAGGGTCATAGAGTTCATAGTGCCTTCCGTTTTGGGTTTAGCGCCTATAACAATGAAACAAAATACGAAGCCTTAATCATTGGGTTCTACGTGACACTGGAGCTCAAGGGCGAGGGCCTTGAAATCTATATCGATTCTCAACTTGTTGTGAACCAGGTTCTCGAAGAGTACCAGGCCCGGGGAACAAAAATGGCAGCGTACCtggcaaaggctcaagaaatgttGCATAACTTCCGAAGAATCACTATTCAGCAGGTGCCGCGAGAGCataattccaatgctgatgctctggcTAAGCTGGCCACGACCAAAGATGCTAAGTTGATTAATGTGGTTCCCATTAATTACTTGGAGTCTTTGAGTATCTCGGCTCCAGGCGAGGTGGATtctatacaaccccaagatgggtggatgaaGCCAATGGTGAAATATCTCATCTTTGGGGAGTTGCCCCAAGACAAGAAGGCAGCTCAAAAGTTGTTGTATCAAGTACCGAGGTACATAATCATGGATAATAGGATTTATAGGCAAGGTTACTCCATGCCTTTGCTTcggtgtgtgtccaagcaagaagccagttAG